One genomic window of Chitinophagaceae bacterium includes the following:
- a CDS encoding DUF2461 domain-containing protein encodes MTQLHPQTLKFLSALKKNNNKEWFERNRPLYEAVRNDYVQVVAEIINSISRFDPTVAQLEAKKCLFRINRDIRFSTNKAPYKINIGASISKGGKNAPSAGYYLHVQPGSSFTGGGIWMPEAPELAKIRQEIDYNFGDFKKILNSKSFRKTFGDLDQEGKLVRPPKSYTPENPSIEYLKLRSFVAAAAMTDEEVLSRNFVKKITGVFKEMYPFICFLNRSIE; translated from the coding sequence ATGACTCAGTTACACCCGCAAACATTAAAATTTCTTTCTGCTCTAAAAAAGAACAACAATAAAGAATGGTTCGAAAGAAACAGACCACTTTATGAAGCAGTCCGTAATGATTATGTGCAGGTAGTTGCCGAGATCATCAACAGCATTTCCCGCTTTGATCCTACAGTAGCACAACTCGAAGCAAAGAAATGCCTGTTCCGGATTAACCGCGACATCCGGTTTTCTACAAATAAAGCCCCTTATAAGATCAATATCGGCGCGTCAATATCTAAAGGAGGAAAGAATGCTCCTTCGGCTGGTTACTACTTGCATGTGCAGCCTGGAAGCAGCTTTACTGGTGGAGGAATCTGGATGCCTGAAGCGCCGGAACTGGCAAAGATTCGCCAGGAAATAGATTACAACTTCGGAGATTTTAAGAAGATCCTAAATTCCAAATCCTTCAGGAAAACATTTGGAGACCTTGATCAGGAAGGTAAACTGGTACGACCTCCCAAAAGTTATACCCCGGAAAATCCCTCCATTGAATACCTGAAATTACGAAGTTTTGTAGCCGCAGCAGCGATGACTGATGAAGAGGTCCTTTCAAGAAATTTCGTCAAAAAAATTACAGGCGTATTCAAAGAAATGTATCCGTTTATCTGCTTCCTCAATCGTTCAATTGAGTAG
- a CDS encoding NUDIX domain-containing protein: MKKIFIQRSTLYLAGKNGAQKIMHALEAQKIAFNTVTYKSKVALEQEVSRLAAGVEEETILIVHDSSVALEKTFFSSYKLIYAAGGAVINDEGKLLMIFRRGKWDLPKGKVDRGETIRRAALREVEEETGVSDLKIISPIKFLNQKQDCTYHTYELNGAQILKGTYWFKMWSTENKKLMPQAAEGIIKAEWCTNNKVQEYLKNSFQAIEEIVREVL, from the coding sequence GTGAAAAAAATTTTCATCCAAAGAAGCACACTTTACCTGGCGGGAAAAAATGGTGCGCAGAAAATTATGCATGCATTGGAAGCGCAGAAAATAGCTTTCAACACAGTAACTTATAAAAGTAAAGTTGCACTTGAGCAGGAGGTATCACGATTGGCGGCAGGAGTTGAAGAAGAAACTATTTTAATAGTCCATGATTCTTCAGTTGCGCTCGAAAAAACATTTTTCTCTTCCTATAAATTGATTTATGCTGCAGGTGGCGCTGTGATAAACGACGAAGGAAAATTGTTGATGATCTTTCGCAGGGGGAAATGGGATTTGCCGAAAGGGAAAGTTGATCGAGGAGAAACGATCAGGCGTGCTGCTTTACGGGAGGTTGAGGAAGAAACCGGCGTAAGCGATTTGAAAATTATTAGCCCAATAAAGTTTCTGAATCAAAAACAAGACTGCACCTATCATACGTATGAACTTAATGGAGCGCAAATACTGAAAGGAACGTATTGGTTTAAGATGTGGAGTACTGAAAACAAAAAACTGATGCCACAGGCTGCGGAAGGGATTATAAAAGCAGAATGGTGTACTAATAATAAAGTGCAGGAGTATCTGAAAAACTCATTTCAGGCAATTGAAGAAATTGTGAGGGAAGTCTTGTAG
- a CDS encoding FKBP-type peptidyl-prolyl cis-trans isomerase yields the protein MRTKSGVAGFFALLLLTANTFAQSKLTDGYQRTSRGLYYKIIVDGKKPKGKQGDLLKMNLEYLTQKDSVLFSTYQEEMGPVQFTISAPTFNGDPMEGFTLLGEGDSAIFLMQSDSAYKGQEMPPFAKPGEFVKIHVNVLSMMTQAEFEKKKAEETKVQSEKDVTIIESYLLSKGLKAQKTSSGLYYILEKQGDGARAESGKTVTVNYTGKFLDGKVFDSSLSPGHSPLEFKLGAGQMIKGFDEGINMLNVGGKATLIIPSSLAWGNRAQGAIPANAVVVFDVELMGVE from the coding sequence ATGAGAACGAAATCAGGTGTTGCCGGCTTTTTTGCGCTGCTTTTACTAACAGCAAATACTTTTGCTCAAAGCAAGTTGACAGATGGTTACCAGAGAACCAGTCGCGGCTTATATTATAAGATTATTGTTGATGGCAAAAAACCTAAAGGCAAACAAGGCGACCTCCTCAAAATGAATCTGGAATACCTCACGCAAAAGGATTCCGTGTTATTTTCCACTTACCAGGAAGAAATGGGTCCGGTGCAATTCACTATAAGCGCTCCGACATTTAATGGTGATCCGATGGAAGGCTTTACCCTATTGGGTGAAGGCGACAGCGCGATATTCCTGATGCAATCGGACTCCGCGTATAAAGGACAAGAGATGCCTCCTTTTGCAAAACCGGGAGAGTTTGTGAAGATTCACGTGAATGTTTTATCGATGATGACGCAGGCAGAATTTGAGAAAAAGAAAGCAGAAGAAACAAAAGTGCAATCAGAAAAAGATGTAACTATCATTGAAAGTTACCTTTTATCTAAGGGACTAAAAGCACAAAAAACTTCCTCTGGTTTGTATTATATATTGGAAAAGCAAGGAGATGGTGCCAGGGCTGAGTCAGGTAAAACCGTTACGGTAAACTATACCGGCAAATTCCTTGATGGTAAAGTGTTTGATTCTTCTTTAAGTCCGGGTCATAGTCCTCTGGAATTTAAACTGGGAGCAGGACAAATGATTAAAGGATTTGATGAAGGAATAAACATGCTGAATGTAGGTGGCAAAGCTACATTGATCATTCCCTCTTCTCTTGCATGGGGAAATCGCGCTCAGGGAGCTATTCCTGCCAATGCTGTAGTAGTTTTTGATGTGGAGTTGATGGGAGTTGAATAG
- a CDS encoding Hsp20/alpha crystallin family protein, with translation MTLVKFKNEIHPFQKWVNETLDAFNRDDFSTLTDNRTFGHLPPVNVKETKDQFQLELVAPGRNKNDFNITLEKDLLTISNKVERKTDETDEKWNRKEYSFASFTRSFSLPDSAENSKINAEYVDGVLKISIAKKEQAIDKGPLEIKVS, from the coding sequence ATGACACTCGTAAAATTCAAAAATGAAATTCATCCATTTCAGAAATGGGTGAATGAAACCCTCGATGCTTTTAACCGTGATGACTTTTCCACTTTAACTGACAATCGCACTTTCGGTCATCTGCCACCCGTAAATGTGAAAGAAACGAAGGATCAGTTTCAACTTGAATTGGTAGCACCGGGAAGAAACAAGAATGATTTTAATATCACGCTTGAAAAAGATCTGTTAACCATCTCTAATAAAGTGGAACGCAAGACAGATGAAACTGATGAAAAGTGGAACCGCAAAGAATACAGCTTTGCATCATTTACCCGAAGTTTCAGTTTGCCGGATTCAGCAGAGAATTCTAAAATCAACGCTGAATATGTGGATGGTGTTTTGAAAATTTCTATTGCAAAAAAGGAACAGGCAATTGATAAAGGACCACTTGAAATCAAAGTTTCATAA
- a CDS encoding RDD family protein yields MEIIDSTSTQGNVILPVNHAGFLLRGIAYIIDRFIVGFLSFAVIFPLLAILGISAYGMRSFADLENFESMDDGAKIALVLGLIAAYSTLIIISVTISWLYYALMESSQRQATLGKSALGIKVTDLNGNRISFLNATGRYFGKILSGLIFGIGYIMIIFTEKKQGLHDVLAGTLVVRK; encoded by the coding sequence ATGGAAATAATCGATTCAACAAGCACACAGGGAAACGTCATATTACCGGTAAATCATGCTGGTTTTTTGTTGCGGGGTATAGCTTATATCATTGACAGGTTTATTGTGGGCTTTCTGAGTTTTGCAGTCATTTTTCCGCTGTTGGCAATTTTGGGAATCAGTGCCTATGGCATGAGGAGCTTTGCTGACCTTGAAAATTTTGAAAGCATGGACGATGGAGCAAAGATTGCCCTTGTGCTGGGACTAATTGCTGCATACTCGACACTCATCATCATATCTGTAACGATCAGTTGGCTCTATTACGCATTGATGGAATCTTCGCAGCGTCAGGCAACCCTTGGTAAGAGTGCACTCGGCATTAAAGTAACAGACCTGAATGGTAACCGTATTTCCTTCCTGAATGCAACCGGGCGCTACTTTGGAAAAATACTTTCCGGGTTGATATTTGGTATCGGTTATATCATGATCATCTTCACCGAAAAGAAACAAGGATTACATGATGTACTTGCGGGAACTCTGGTAGTTAGAAAATAA
- a CDS encoding orotate phosphoribosyltransferase, protein MIGSESVAVKMAALLLQINAVKLSLHQPFTWSSGWKSPIYCDNRLTLSFPEIRTFIKESLAELIKEKFPDVELLAGVATAGIAHGALIADALETPFCYVRSSAKEHGLGNKIEGLALPGQKVVVVEDLVSTGGSSLSVVNALREAGCEVIGMVAIFNYGFPMAEQNFTQSNCPCYTLTDYETLVKASLKKGTVAENEVHSLELWRLSPSTWEGLQ, encoded by the coding sequence ATGATTGGGTCTGAATCGGTTGCCGTAAAAATGGCTGCACTTCTTTTACAAATTAATGCAGTTAAATTAAGTCTTCACCAACCATTTACCTGGTCAAGCGGATGGAAGTCCCCTATTTATTGTGACAACCGCCTCACACTTTCATTTCCTGAAATAAGAACTTTCATCAAAGAATCGCTTGCTGAACTTATCAAAGAAAAATTTCCTGATGTAGAATTGCTGGCAGGAGTTGCCACTGCAGGCATTGCACACGGAGCATTGATTGCAGATGCGCTGGAAACACCCTTTTGCTATGTACGTTCTTCCGCAAAAGAACATGGATTAGGTAACAAAATTGAAGGACTTGCCCTTCCCGGCCAAAAAGTAGTGGTGGTAGAAGATCTTGTTTCTACCGGAGGCAGCAGCCTCAGCGTGGTGAATGCCTTGAGAGAAGCCGGTTGTGAAGTTATTGGCATGGTAGCTATTTTCAACTACGGATTTCCTATGGCTGAACAAAATTTTACGCAGTCAAATTGCCCGTGTTATACGCTTACCGATTATGAAACTCTGGTAAAGGCATCTCTTAAAAAAGGAACCGTTGCCGAAAACGAAGTGCACAGTCTCGAACTATGGCGCCTCTCACCCTCAACATGGGAGGGACTACAATGA
- a CDS encoding fatty acid desaturase yields the protein MQTLQPITDPTFQETANSRTDQFLLGFISDKRDLPFVKLTIKISVTLIPIGILLFIPAITGPLWWALAITYFFLNNIIFKGPFGLMLHCTSHRKFFIKKFSFLNHYLPWVVGPFFGQTPETYYSHHIWMHHPENNLEEDRSTTMPYQRDSFFDFLRYFFDFLFVGLIRLVNYFRKKNHPELIVKCLMGEFSFLFLCIGLSFISFPATLAVFIIPFFLSRFIMMLGNWTQHAFIDAKDPSNPYMNSVTCVNTKYNKKCWNDGYHASHHVRQGMHYTEHPEYFLKTINKYTENKAVVFQGIGFLSIFWYLMRGDYHSLAKNAVNINNTFSGDSEFIEHLKSRCNRIPRH from the coding sequence ATGCAAACCTTACAACCAATTACTGACCCTACCTTCCAGGAAACTGCTAACAGCAGAACAGATCAATTCTTACTCGGCTTTATTTCCGACAAAAGAGATTTGCCTTTTGTGAAACTGACCATAAAGATTTCTGTCACACTCATCCCTATCGGGATACTCCTTTTTATCCCGGCCATCACTGGTCCGCTGTGGTGGGCATTGGCTATCACTTATTTCTTTCTTAACAACATCATATTCAAAGGTCCATTCGGATTAATGTTGCATTGCACCAGTCACCGTAAATTCTTCATTAAGAAATTCAGTTTCTTAAATCATTACCTTCCCTGGGTGGTGGGTCCGTTTTTCGGACAAACTCCTGAAACCTACTACAGTCATCACATCTGGATGCACCATCCTGAAAACAACCTCGAAGAAGACCGGAGCACTACAATGCCTTATCAGCGGGATAGTTTTTTCGATTTTCTCCGTTACTTTTTTGATTTTCTTTTTGTGGGCCTGATCAGGCTTGTCAATTATTTCAGAAAAAAAAATCATCCGGAGCTGATTGTGAAATGCCTTATGGGCGAGTTTTCCTTTTTGTTCTTATGCATAGGTCTTTCATTTATCAGTTTTCCCGCAACACTGGCGGTTTTTATCATTCCTTTTTTTCTTTCCAGGTTTATCATGATGCTTGGTAACTGGACACAACATGCCTTTATTGACGCGAAAGATCCTTCCAATCCATATATGAATTCCGTTACCTGTGTAAATACCAAATACAATAAAAAGTGCTGGAACGATGGTTATCATGCATCACACCATGTAAGACAAGGAATGCATTATACAGAACATCCGGAATATTTTTTAAAAACCATCAACAAATACACGGAGAACAAAGCTGTTGTTTTCCAGGGAATCGGTTTTCTCAGTATCTTCTGGTACCTGATGCGCGGCGATTACCATTCGCTTGCGAAAAATGCTGTCAACATCAACAATACTTTCTCCGGCGACAGCGAGTTTATAGAACATTTGAAGTCACGGTGCAATCGTATTCCAAGGCATTAA
- a CDS encoding bifunctional oligoribonuclease/PAP phosphatase NrnA: MNDPAELKELLSVPRKIIITTHQRPDGDAMGSSLALYHYLSQKGHQPTVISPTDYPDFLNWLPGNKTVVVYDKEPLKCKQLVENAEVIFCLDFNKLYRLEELGKIIGASTAVKVLIDHHLDPDPFADFQFWKTTACSTAELVYDFIVSFDDRQLVTKDIATCIYTGILTDTDRFRIPTTSPIVHRIAAELLELGINHTQIYEEIYETFTENRLRFFGYCIRERMEIIKDLNTGIICLETADLKKFYIQSGDTEGVVNYPLWIKGIRLSVLIIQRPDEVKLSFRSKGAFDVNELANKNFSGGGHKNAAGGRSTLSVTDTREKLIAILAPLKNQLNQQ, translated from the coding sequence ATGAACGACCCAGCAGAACTGAAGGAACTTCTTTCAGTTCCCCGAAAAATTATCATTACAACGCACCAGCGCCCCGATGGAGATGCCATGGGATCTTCACTGGCTTTATATCATTATCTCTCACAGAAAGGACATCAACCGACCGTAATTTCTCCCACCGACTATCCTGATTTTCTTAATTGGCTTCCAGGCAATAAAACGGTAGTGGTGTATGATAAAGAACCTTTGAAATGCAAGCAGTTAGTTGAAAATGCTGAAGTTATTTTCTGCCTCGACTTCAACAAACTCTACCGGCTGGAAGAATTGGGAAAAATAATAGGGGCGTCAACGGCAGTAAAAGTATTAATCGACCATCATCTCGACCCTGATCCGTTTGCCGATTTTCAATTCTGGAAAACAACTGCCTGTTCAACTGCTGAATTGGTATATGATTTTATAGTTTCTTTTGATGACAGGCAGTTGGTTACAAAAGATATTGCAACCTGCATCTATACAGGCATTCTGACTGATACCGACCGCTTTCGCATTCCTACCACTTCGCCGATCGTACACCGCATCGCTGCAGAATTGCTGGAATTGGGCATTAACCACACTCAGATTTATGAAGAAATCTATGAAACTTTTACAGAAAACCGGCTCCGCTTTTTTGGTTATTGTATTCGCGAAAGGATGGAAATCATCAAAGACCTGAATACCGGTATTATTTGCCTGGAAACGGCAGACCTGAAGAAGTTTTACATTCAGTCAGGTGACACTGAGGGTGTGGTGAATTATCCGCTTTGGATCAAAGGCATTCGGCTTTCGGTGCTCATCATTCAAAGACCTGATGAGGTGAAGCTTTCATTCCGTTCCAAAGGAGCGTTTGATGTGAATGAACTGGCGAATAAAAACTTCTCAGGTGGCGGTCATAAAAACGCTGCAGGTGGCCGTTCGACACTCTCTGTAACAGACACCCGCGAAAAATTAATTGCTATCTTAGCGCCCCTTAAAAATCAACTTAATCAACAATAA
- a CDS encoding CoA-binding protein, with the protein MTEVKKFTVVLGASTNPSRYSYLAVNKLVQYGHKVLPIGLREGMIAGAQIMTGQPMIEGIDTVTLYLNPERQQQYYKYILSLQPKRIIFNPGSENDELAKLAEENGIEATEACTLVLLSTGQY; encoded by the coding sequence ATGACGGAAGTGAAAAAATTTACGGTTGTTCTGGGAGCGTCCACGAATCCTTCCAGGTATTCCTACCTCGCGGTAAACAAGTTGGTGCAATATGGGCACAAGGTGCTCCCTATCGGTTTAAGGGAAGGAATGATAGCGGGAGCGCAAATCATGACCGGCCAACCAATGATTGAAGGTATAGACACCGTCACCTTATATCTGAATCCGGAAAGGCAGCAGCAGTATTATAAGTACATCCTGAGCCTGCAACCCAAACGGATCATCTTTAACCCTGGTTCCGAAAATGATGAATTGGCAAAACTTGCCGAGGAAAATGGCATTGAAGCTACGGAAGCCTGCACACTCGTACTGCTTTCTACCGGACAGTATTAA
- a CDS encoding alpha/beta fold hydrolase: MPLIKSTFRSPSYLPGGDLQSIVPAISRNVKGINYRRERINTPDDDFIDIDWLDNNASKIALLIHGLEASANSAYMKGMSKELHGNGFRVAAMNLRGCSGEVNRQVRSYHSGSTDDVEIVINHVLQNSPCESLMLVGFSLGGNLVLKYLGERSEIPQQISRAVAISVPCDLEACALHLDQRIPFIYRDRFLKTLKQKAVTRIGRLPFPITHHQIKNISTFIEFDDCYTSRLYGFSDAEDYYTKCSSKQFIKNIMIPTLILTALNDPFFTRACFPFEECRNSTNVFLETPDHGGHVGFCTDLFSGNYFSEQRTLEFLSAASQPPIAYNK, translated from the coding sequence TTGCCGCTGATCAAATCCACCTTTCGTTCTCCATCTTACCTGCCGGGAGGTGATCTTCAATCCATTGTGCCGGCAATATCACGAAACGTGAAAGGAATTAATTACCGCCGTGAAAGAATTAATACGCCCGACGATGACTTCATTGATATTGACTGGTTAGACAATAACGCATCAAAGATTGCCTTGCTGATACACGGTCTGGAAGCATCTGCAAACAGTGCCTACATGAAAGGAATGTCTAAAGAACTTCATGGCAATGGTTTTCGGGTGGCAGCGATGAACCTTCGTGGTTGCAGTGGCGAAGTGAACAGACAAGTACGGTCGTACCACAGCGGAAGCACCGATGATGTTGAAATTGTAATTAACCACGTGCTTCAAAATTCACCATGTGAATCTTTAATGTTGGTTGGATTTAGTTTGGGAGGAAACCTGGTGCTCAAGTACCTGGGAGAGCGATCTGAAATTCCGCAACAAATCAGCAGAGCAGTTGCGATTTCGGTGCCTTGCGATCTTGAGGCCTGTGCACTTCATCTCGATCAAAGAATTCCTTTTATTTATCGTGATCGCTTTTTAAAAACGCTCAAACAAAAAGCGGTCACCCGAATCGGCAGGCTCCCCTTTCCAATCACTCACCATCAAATTAAAAACATCAGCACGTTTATCGAGTTCGATGATTGTTACACCAGCCGGCTCTATGGCTTCTCAGATGCTGAAGATTATTATACAAAATGCAGCTCAAAACAATTTATCAAAAACATTATGATTCCCACTTTAATTCTTACGGCATTGAACGATCCCTTCTTTACACGTGCCTGTTTCCCTTTTGAAGAATGCCGGAATTCCACAAATGTATTTCTTGAAACGCCTGATCATGGCGGACATGTGGGTTTTTGTACTGATTTATTTTCCGGCAATTATTTTTCCGAACAGCGAACTCTGGAGTTTTTATCTGCCGCCAGCCAGCCACCTATCGCCTACAACAAATAA
- a CDS encoding FKBP-type peptidyl-prolyl cis-trans isomerase, whose product MNKITSFLILLSVAIAFASCTPQEDYKKSPNDLEYKLIVDKNQPKAKVGEVIKYNVYWRKMNDSLFLSTKDKNIPLYSQVDSPKFKGDPLEVLAMMGAGDSASCKVPVDLIFRGNPPVFLKKGDFMKLDITVDQVLSKEEYAQMTQSQATTQLQLEQKNIESYMTQHGLKGVKTPSGMYVVVESEGTGKQPAYGSFVKVGYTGRLLGGEQFDSSHDPGHGPYEFQIGPGNAITGWHDGIPYFKQGGKGKLFIPSARGYGEQGNGARIPPNSTLEFDIELIEVK is encoded by the coding sequence ATGAATAAAATCACCTCTTTTTTAATTCTATTATCAGTTGCTATTGCATTCGCATCCTGTACACCGCAGGAAGATTACAAAAAAAGCCCTAATGATCTTGAATACAAGCTCATCGTGGATAAGAATCAACCCAAAGCAAAAGTGGGAGAAGTGATTAAATACAATGTGTACTGGAGAAAAATGAATGATTCATTGTTTCTCAGCACAAAGGACAAAAACATTCCTTTGTACAGCCAGGTAGATTCGCCTAAGTTTAAAGGCGATCCGCTTGAAGTGCTTGCAATGATGGGTGCGGGCGACAGTGCCTCCTGCAAAGTGCCGGTTGATTTGATTTTCAGAGGCAATCCACCTGTGTTTCTTAAAAAAGGAGATTTCATGAAACTGGATATCACCGTAGATCAGGTGCTATCAAAGGAGGAATATGCTCAAATGACACAATCGCAGGCAACCACCCAGTTGCAACTGGAGCAAAAAAATATTGAGAGTTACATGACGCAGCATGGATTAAAAGGAGTGAAAACCCCTTCAGGAATGTATGTTGTAGTTGAATCAGAAGGCACAGGCAAACAACCGGCATATGGTAGCTTCGTGAAAGTTGGATACACCGGCAGGCTTTTAGGCGGAGAGCAGTTCGATTCTTCACACGATCCGGGGCATGGGCCCTATGAATTTCAGATAGGACCGGGAAATGCTATTACGGGGTGGCACGATGGAATTCCTTATTTTAAGCAGGGTGGAAAGGGTAAATTATTTATCCCTTCTGCGCGAGGTTATGGCGAACAAGGCAATGGTGCAAGGATTCCACCCAATTCAACACTCGAATTTGACATCGAATTAATTGAAGTAAAATAG
- a CDS encoding nucleoside-diphosphate kinase, whose translation MKGNRTLTIIKPDAVQSGNAGNILQMITDAGYKIIAMKYTHLTTAQAGKFYAVHSARPFYNDLVNFMTSGPVIPMILEKENAVESFRTLIGATNPSNAAEGTIRKAYAESVERNAVHGSDSDENAATEGSFFFSEIERF comes from the coding sequence ATGAAAGGCAACAGAACACTTACGATTATAAAGCCCGATGCGGTACAAAGCGGAAATGCAGGTAACATCTTACAAATGATTACCGACGCTGGTTATAAGATAATAGCAATGAAATACACGCATCTTACCACTGCACAGGCAGGGAAATTTTATGCAGTGCACAGTGCCCGTCCATTTTACAATGACCTTGTAAATTTTATGACCTCCGGACCAGTTATACCTATGATTCTGGAAAAAGAAAATGCGGTGGAATCTTTCAGAACACTTATTGGTGCTACCAACCCTTCCAATGCTGCGGAAGGTACCATCAGGAAAGCTTATGCTGAATCCGTGGAACGTAACGCGGTTCATGGTTCTGATTCAGATGAGAATGCGGCTACTGAAGGCAGCTTTTTCTTTTCGGAAATCGAACGCTTTTAG